In Columba livia isolate bColLiv1 breed racing homer chromosome 25, bColLiv1.pat.W.v2, whole genome shotgun sequence, the following proteins share a genomic window:
- the NEFM gene encoding neurofilament medium polypeptide → MSYTMEPLGNPSYRRVTETRATYSRASASPSSGFRSQSWSRGSGSTVSSSYKRTNLGGPRAVYGSTVLSSAESLDVSQSSLLNGAAELKLSRSNEKEQLQGLNDRFAGYIEKVHYLEQQNKEIEAELAALRQKHAGRAQLSDAYEQELRELRGVLEQVSHEKAQIQLDSEHIEEDIQRLRERFEDEARLRDETEATIRALRKEMEEASLMRAELDKKVQSLQDEVAFLRGNHEEEVAELLAQLQASHATVERKDYLKTDLTTALKEIRAQLECQSDHNMHQAEEWFKCRYAKLTEAAEQNKEAIRSAKEEIAEYRRQLQSKSIELESVRGTKESLERQLSDIEERHNNDLSTYQDTIHQLENELRGTKWEMARHLREYQDLLNVKMALDIEIAAYRKLLEGEETRFSAFSGSITGPIFTHRQPSVTIASTKIQKTKIEPPKLKVQHKFVEEIIEETKVEDEKSEMEDALAAVAEEMAAKAQEEEKAEEAAEEETEKAAAEEAAEEEKEEEAAEEEEAAKSDAAEEGGSEKEEIEEKEEGEEAEEEGEEAEAKGKAEEAAAKVEKVKTPPAKSPPKSPPKSPVTEPAKVAQKEADAGKEQKVEKGGEKPAKEEEKAASPEKPATPKVTSPEKPATPEKPVTPEKAATPEKPATPEKAATPEKLATPEKLRSPEKPVSPEKPRTPEKPVTPEKPRSPEKPASPVKDGKAVVEETVTVTKVTKISAEVEKESRKEDIAVNGEVEEKKEEESKEKEVEEEDKGVVTNGLDVSPIDDKGEKIVVTKKAEKITEGGDSTTTYITKSVTVTQKVEEHEESFEEKLVSTKKVEKVTSHAIVKEIKETE, encoded by the exons ATGAGCTACACGATGGAGCCCCTCGGCAACCCCTCGTATCGCCGGGTGACCGAGACCCGGGCCACCTACAGCCGCGCCAGCGCATCCCCGTCCAGCGGCTTCCGCTCGCAGTCGTGGTCCCGGGGCTCGGGCAGCACCGTGTCCTCCTCCTACAAGCGCACCAACCTGGGGGGGCCGCGGGCCGTGTACGGCTCCACGGTGCTGAGCTCCGCCGAGAGCCTGGACGTCAGCCAGTCCTCGCTGCTGAACGGCGCGGCGGAGCTGAAGCTGAGCCGCTCCAACGagaaggagcagctgcaggggcTGAACGACCGTTTCGCCGGGTACATCGAGAAGGTGCATTACCTGGAGCAGCAGAACAAGGAGATCGAGGCGGAGTTGGCGGCGCTGCGGCAGAAACACGCCGGGCGGGCGCAGCTGAGCGATGCCTACGAGCAGGAGCTGCGGGAGCTGCGCGGAGTCCTGGAGCAGGTGAGCCATGAGAAGGCGCAGATCCAGCTGGACTCGGAGCACATCGAGGAGGACATCCAGCGCCTGCGGGAGCGCTTCGAGGACGAGGCGCGGCTCCGCGACGAGACGGAGGCCACCATCCGCGCCCTGCGCAAGGAGATGGAGGAGGCCTCGCTGATGCGGGCGGAGCTGGACAAGAAGGTGCAGTCGCTGCAGGACGAGGTGGCCTTTCTGCGGGGCAACCACGAGGAGGAGGTGGCCGAGCTGCTGGCGCAGCTCCAGGCGTCCCACGCCACGGTGGAGAGGAAGGACTACCTGAAGACCGACCTGACCACGGCGCTGAAGGAGATCCGCGCCCAGCTGGAGTGCCAGTCCGACCACAACATGCACCAGGCCGAGGAGTGGTTCAAGTGCCGCTACGCCAAGCTGACAGAAGCCGCCGAGCAGAACAAGGAGGCCATTCGCTCCGCCAAGGAGGAGATCGCCGAGTATCGCCGGCAGCTGCAGTCCAAGAGCATCGAGCTGGAGTCGGTGCGCGGCACCAAGGAGTCGCTGGAGCGGCAGCTCAGCGACATCGAGGAGCGTCACAACAACGACCTCAGCACCTACCAG GACACGATTCATCAGCTGGAGAACGAGCTTAGAGGAACGAAGTGGGAAATGGCACGTCACTTGAGGGAATACCAGGACCTCCTCAATGTCAAGATGGCCCTGGATATTGAAATTGCTGCATACAG GAAGCTACTGGAAGGTGAAGAGACAAGATTCAGTGCCTTCTCTGGAAGCATTACTGGACCCATATTCACCCACAGACAACCATCTGTCACAATAGCATCcactaaaatccagaaaacaaaaattgaacCGCCAAAGCTGAAAGTCCAGCACAAGTTTGTAGAAGAAATCATTGAAGAGACAAAGGTAGAGGATGAGAAGTCTGAAATGGAAGATGCCCTGGCAGCTGTTGCGGAAGAAATGGCAGCCAAGGcccaggaggaagaaaaggcagaagaagcCGCAGAGGAAGAAACTGAGAAGGCGGCTGcagaagaagcagctgaggaagaaaaggaggaagaggcagcagaggaagaagaagccGCAAAATCTGACGCAGCAGAAGAAGGAGgttctgaaaaagaagaaatagaggaaaaggaagaaggggaggAGGCTGAGGAAGAGGGGGAAGAAGCTGAGGCCAAGGGCAAAGCCgaagaggcagcagcaaaggTAGAGAAGGTCAAAACACCTCCCGCAAAGTCACCCCCTAAATCCCCCCCTAAATCCCCTGTGACTGAGCCAGCCAAGGTTGCCCAGAAAGAAGCAGATgcaggaaaagaacagaaggtGGAGAAAGGTGGTGAGAAACCAgccaaggaggaggagaaagcgGCATCTCCGGAGAAGCCAGCAACACCAAAGGTGACCTCTCCGGAGAAGCCGGCGACCCCAGAGAAACCTGTGACCCCAGAAAAAGCAGCGACCCCGGAGAAACCTGCGACCCCAGAGAAAGCGGCGACCCCCGAGAAGCTGGCGACGCCGGAGAAGCTCCGTTCTCCTGAAAAACCAGTGAGCCCAGAAAAGCCTCGCACTCCAGAGAAGCCGGTGACTCCGGAGAAGCCCCGTTCTCCAGAAAAGCCGGCCTCTCCTGTCAAAGACGGAAAGGCGGTGGTGGAGGAGACCGTCACCGTCACAAAGGTAACAAAAATTAGTGCCGAGGTAGAGAAGGAGTCCAGGAAAGAAGACATTGCAGTGAATGGTGAggtggaggagaaaaaggaagaggaatcCAAAGAGAAGGAGGTTGAGGAGGAAGACAAGGGAGTTGTCACTAACGGTCTAGATGTGAGCCCGATTGATGATAAGGGTGAGAAAATTGTAGTAaccaaaaaagcagagaaaatcaCTGAAGGTGGGGACAGTACAACCACATATATCACAAAGTCGGTGACAGTCACTCAGAAGGTAGAGGAACATGAAGAAAGCTTTGAGGAGAAATTAGTGTCCACTAAGAAAGTGGAGAAAGTTACTTCACATGCCATAGTAAAAGAGATTAAAGAGACCGAATAA